The following proteins are co-located in the Shouchella hunanensis genome:
- the disA gene encoding DNA integrity scanning diadenylate cyclase DisA: MEERNRTAFIQNILKLVAPGTPLRAGIDNVLRANTGGLIVLGYNNEMMNIVDGGFFINSDFSPAYLYELAKMDGAIILSEDGKRILYANTQLVPNNNITSSETGIRHRSAERVAKQTGNLTISISQRRNVITLYQGEHRYALKDIGVILTKANQAIQTLEKYRAVLDQSITNLGAMEFEQLVTYSDVVQVIHRIQMVLRIKQEIQNFILELGDEGRLITMQLKELVSNTEQEATHLLKDYSKDRHQDVTKTLADLTSLLNEDLLDEQAIIKALGFGRATNILDQAASPRGYRILHRIPRLPSQIIENVINEYGHLSSVMVATVEQLDEVDGIGEARAKMIKNGLSRIQEQLFVDRHI; this comes from the coding sequence ATGGAAGAAAGAAATCGAACAGCTTTTATCCAGAATATATTAAAATTAGTGGCGCCTGGAACCCCTTTGCGAGCTGGGATTGATAATGTGTTGCGTGCGAATACAGGTGGCTTAATTGTCCTAGGCTATAACAATGAAATGATGAATATTGTCGATGGTGGTTTTTTTATCAATAGTGATTTTTCACCTGCTTATTTATATGAGTTAGCAAAAATGGATGGTGCCATTATTCTAAGTGAAGACGGAAAACGAATTTTGTATGCAAATACCCAACTTGTCCCAAATAACAATATTACATCGAGTGAAACGGGGATTCGCCACCGGTCCGCAGAACGGGTCGCGAAACAAACAGGAAACTTAACGATCTCCATCTCTCAAAGAAGAAATGTGATTACTCTTTATCAAGGTGAGCATCGCTATGCGTTAAAGGATATTGGCGTCATTTTGACAAAAGCCAATCAAGCCATCCAGACGCTGGAAAAATATCGTGCTGTACTGGATCAAAGTATTACGAATTTAGGAGCTATGGAATTTGAGCAGCTTGTCACGTATAGCGATGTGGTACAAGTTATTCATCGAATTCAAATGGTGTTACGAATCAAGCAAGAAATTCAAAACTTTATTTTGGAGCTGGGCGACGAAGGGCGTCTCATAACGATGCAGCTTAAGGAGCTTGTATCCAATACCGAGCAAGAAGCGACCCATCTGTTAAAAGATTATTCAAAAGATCGCCATCAAGACGTTACGAAAACATTAGCAGATTTAACGAGTTTATTGAACGAAGATTTGCTCGATGAACAAGCAATTATTAAAGCGCTTGGGTTTGGCCGAGCAACCAATATTCTTGATCAAGCAGCTTCACCTAGAGGATACAGAATCTTGCACCGTATTCCGAGATTACCGTCTCAAATTATTGAAAATGTCATTAATGAATATGGTCATTTATCGAGCGTTATGGTAGCTACGGTTGAGCAACTGGACGAGGTAGATGGAATTGGAGAAGCACGTGCAAAAATGATTAAAAACGGGTTAAGTCGTATACAGGAACAATTGTTTGTAGACCGACATATTTAA
- the gltX gene encoding glutamate--tRNA ligase: MAKEVRVRFAPSPTGHLHIGGARSALFNYLMAKHTGGTFVLRIEDTDQARNVETATEKLMDSLKWLGIQWDESVDTEHGEYGPYRSMERVHLYKDYIQQLLDEGKAYYCYMTEDELEAEREAQKARGEMPKYSGRDRDLTAEQRQAYEAKGIKPVVRFKVPQGQMITFNDSVREEVSFDSNGIGDFVIARKDGVPMYNFAVVVDDHLMKISHVIRGEEHLSNTPRQILLFEAFGWEVPTFAHASLILNPNRQKMSKRDESIIQFVEQYKELGYMPEAIVNFLALLGWSPVGEEEIFTLKQLEEQFTLDRVSKAPAVFDTDKLAWMNNQYIKEADLDKVIELALPHLISSGRVSENMGEERLEWAKRLIGLYQEQMQYGAEIVTLTEQFFKKDVDYTEDAKAVLAEEQVPEVLAQFAKELDELEEFTVPEIKKAIKATQKATGQKGKKLFMPIRAAVSGQTHGPELGDTIELLGKAVVTSRLQEAVQQ, translated from the coding sequence ATGGCAAAAGAAGTACGGGTACGGTTTGCTCCAAGTCCAACAGGGCATTTGCATATTGGTGGAGCGAGATCGGCATTGTTTAACTATTTAATGGCGAAGCATACAGGTGGGACATTTGTGCTTCGAATTGAAGATACAGATCAAGCGAGAAATGTTGAAACGGCGACTGAAAAACTAATGGATAGCTTAAAGTGGCTTGGTATCCAGTGGGATGAAAGTGTTGATACAGAGCACGGCGAATACGGTCCTTATCGGTCGATGGAGCGTGTCCATCTGTACAAAGACTATATTCAGCAGCTGTTAGATGAGGGGAAAGCGTATTATTGTTATATGACGGAAGACGAGCTTGAAGCGGAGCGAGAAGCGCAGAAAGCACGAGGGGAAATGCCTAAATATAGCGGTCGCGATAGGGATTTAACAGCGGAGCAGCGTCAAGCATACGAGGCGAAAGGAATCAAGCCTGTTGTGCGCTTTAAAGTACCACAAGGTCAGATGATCACGTTCAACGATTCTGTACGAGAAGAAGTGTCATTTGACTCGAATGGCATTGGCGACTTCGTCATTGCTCGTAAAGATGGCGTGCCAATGTATAATTTTGCGGTCGTTGTTGATGATCATCTCATGAAGATTAGTCACGTTATTCGTGGAGAAGAGCATTTATCCAATACACCGAGACAAATTCTGTTGTTTGAAGCGTTTGGTTGGGAAGTACCAACTTTTGCACACGCATCTCTTATCCTTAATCCGAATCGCCAGAAAATGAGTAAGCGTGATGAATCGATTATTCAATTTGTTGAGCAGTATAAGGAGCTTGGCTATATGCCAGAAGCAATTGTCAACTTCTTAGCTTTACTAGGGTGGTCACCGGTAGGAGAAGAGGAGATCTTCACATTAAAGCAATTGGAAGAGCAGTTTACACTGGATCGAGTGTCAAAAGCTCCTGCAGTGTTTGATACGGATAAGCTGGCGTGGATGAACAATCAATATATTAAAGAAGCAGATCTTGATAAGGTAATTGAGCTGGCGCTACCACACTTAATTTCAAGTGGTCGTGTATCTGAAAACATGGGTGAAGAGCGTCTTGAGTGGGCAAAGCGTCTTATCGGTCTTTATCAAGAACAAATGCAGTACGGTGCAGAAATTGTCACGCTAACGGAACAATTTTTCAAGAAAGACGTAGATTATACAGAAGACGCAAAAGCAGTTCTTGCAGAAGAGCAAGTACCAGAAGTCTTAGCGCAATTTGCAAAAGAGCTCGATGAGTTAGAAGAATTTACAGTGCCAGAAATTAAGAAAGCGATCAAAGCGACACAAAAAGCAACTGGTCAAAAGGGAAAGAAATTATTTATGCCAATTCGTGCGGCTGTGAGCGGCCAAACCCACGGACCGGAGCTTGGAGACACGATTGAGCTGTTAGGCAAAGCTGTAGTAACAAGTCGTTTACAAGAAGCTGTCCAACAATAA
- a CDS encoding protein arginine kinase, with protein MSLNQFLEHAISPWMKKDGIESDIVLSSRIRLARNMNAFTFPILSSKEEAYTASQYIKEALASTQTNALGNAEMLTMDEMKTNDKRILVEKHLISPHLAEQSKHGAVLLSEDESVSIMVNEEDHIRIQVLTAGFDLDHTYQAASSLDDWMESHLTYAYDRQYGYLTSCPTNVGTGMRASVMMHLPALAITQQLQRILPAINQLGLVVRGIYGEGSEALGNLFQISNQMTLGKSEQDIIEDLQGVVKQLIQQERAARGSLLDHSHLKLTDRVHRSLGVLSHSHIIDSKEATRRLSDLRLGIDLGMIEGISASILNELMIVTQPGFLQRYAETVLSPEQRDERRATLIRERLKLEYTNK; from the coding sequence GTGAGCTTAAACCAATTTTTAGAACATGCGATTAGCCCTTGGATGAAGAAGGATGGGATTGAATCGGATATTGTTTTAAGTAGCCGAATACGATTAGCAAGAAACATGAACGCCTTTACCTTTCCTATTCTTTCCTCGAAGGAAGAAGCGTACACCGCCTCTCAATATATAAAGGAGGCGCTAGCTTCCACTCAAACGAATGCCCTTGGAAACGCGGAAATGCTAACCATGGACGAAATGAAAACGAACGATAAACGAATTCTTGTCGAAAAACATTTAATTAGTCCTCACTTGGCAGAGCAATCGAAACACGGTGCGGTATTACTAAGTGAAGATGAGTCAGTAAGTATTATGGTAAATGAAGAAGATCATATTCGAATACAGGTACTGACAGCCGGTTTTGACTTGGACCACACGTATCAAGCTGCAAGTTCTTTAGATGATTGGATGGAGTCTCACCTGACTTATGCATACGATAGACAATATGGGTACTTAACGAGTTGTCCGACAAATGTTGGAACAGGAATGAGGGCATCGGTTATGATGCACCTACCGGCTCTTGCCATTACTCAACAGCTACAGCGAATTTTGCCAGCGATTAATCAACTAGGTCTGGTGGTTAGAGGAATTTATGGAGAAGGTAGCGAAGCATTAGGAAACCTTTTTCAAATTTCCAATCAAATGACTTTAGGGAAGTCAGAGCAAGATATTATTGAGGATCTACAAGGCGTTGTAAAGCAATTAATTCAACAAGAACGTGCTGCAAGAGGATCTTTATTGGATCATTCGCATTTGAAATTAACAGATCGCGTTCACCGTTCGTTAGGAGTCCTGTCTCATAGCCATATTATTGATTCTAAAGAAGCAACGAGAAGACTCTCTGATTTAAGACTGGGTATTGACTTAGGCATGATTGAGGGCATATCAGCTAGCATTTTAAATGAACTCATGATTGTTACGCAACCGGGCTTTTTGCAAAGGTATGCAGAGACGGTATTGTCTCCTGAACAACGAGATGAAAGACGAGCGACATTAATTAGAGAACGGTTAAAGCTAGAATACACGAACAAGTAA
- a CDS encoding CtsR family transcriptional regulator has protein sequence MSNITDLIEQYLKMTLTRSGKELLEIKRSELAKQFQCVPSQINYVISTRFTLEKGYIVESKRGGGGYIRITKVESHEDAALFNHMQSLIGLKIDQQTAQNIVFRLYEEEAITKREAKIMSSILERELYKSTIEHRDEVRANLLKAMIETLKYTENH, from the coding sequence ATGAGCAATATAACGGACTTAATTGAACAATATTTAAAAATGACATTGACTCGTAGCGGGAAAGAATTGTTGGAAATAAAGCGGAGTGAATTGGCGAAACAGTTTCAATGTGTGCCGTCCCAAATTAATTATGTGATTAGTACGCGTTTTACTCTAGAAAAAGGGTATATAGTGGAAAGTAAGCGGGGTGGTGGCGGTTATATTCGCATCACTAAAGTAGAATCACATGAGGATGCCGCTTTATTTAATCATATGCAAAGCTTAATTGGCTTGAAAATTGACCAGCAAACCGCGCAAAATATTGTGTTCCGTCTTTATGAAGAAGAGGCGATCACAAAACGCGAGGCGAAAATTATGTCTAGCATATTAGAAAGAGAGCTTTACAAATCTACGATAGAACATCGGGATGAAGTTCGTGCTAATCTTTTAAAAGCAATGATAGAGACGCTTAAATATACAGAAAATCACTAA
- a CDS encoding UvrB/UvrC motif-containing protein: MRQATLHFTKIINGKKTEMHVCEHCAREKGEAIPGTDSFSIHHLFSGLFHTDDSNATQRDQNTKAELKCPNCGLSYEKFLHIGRFGCASCYETYSTRLSSVFRRVHGGNSKHGGKIPKRIGETIQIEQRIEEMRAMLNEHIQKEEFEKAAELRDEIRALTKQKDIPREGEEEG; this comes from the coding sequence ATGCGGCAAGCTACACTGCATTTTACAAAAATTATTAACGGAAAGAAAACGGAGATGCACGTATGCGAACACTGTGCAAGAGAAAAAGGCGAGGCGATACCAGGAACAGATAGCTTCTCTATCCATCACCTCTTTTCAGGCTTATTTCATACAGATGATAGCAATGCTACACAACGAGACCAAAATACGAAAGCTGAATTAAAATGTCCAAATTGTGGGCTTAGTTACGAGAAATTCCTTCACATTGGCCGTTTTGGCTGTGCAAGTTGTTACGAAACGTATTCAACAAGACTTTCGTCTGTTTTTAGAAGGGTACATGGTGGAAACAGTAAGCATGGTGGTAAGATTCCCAAACGGATTGGGGAAACCATTCAAATAGAACAACGAATTGAAGAAATGCGGGCAATGTTAAATGAGCATATTCAAAAAGAAGAGTTTGAGAAAGCTGCAGAATTACGTGATGAAATAAGGGCTTTAACAAAGCAAAAAGACATTCCTAGGGAAGGAGAGGAAGAGGGGTGA
- the ispF gene encoding 2-C-methyl-D-erythritol 2,4-cyclodiphosphate synthase: MIRIGQGYDVHQLVEGRPLLLGGIDIPHDKGLLGHSDADVLLHTITDAALGAIAAGDLGKHFPDTDDAFKDADSKVLLQDVWKLVKEAGYTLGNVDCTVMAQKPKLAPYIDPMREQIAQLLETDITNVGLKATTTEKLGFVGREEGIAAQAVILLIKE, from the coding sequence ATGATTCGAATCGGACAAGGGTATGATGTGCATCAATTAGTAGAGGGGCGGCCTCTTCTATTAGGGGGGATTGACATTCCTCATGACAAAGGGTTACTTGGTCATTCTGATGCAGATGTGCTGCTACACACGATAACAGATGCTGCCCTTGGAGCCATTGCAGCAGGTGATTTAGGTAAGCACTTCCCGGATACCGATGACGCGTTTAAAGATGCTGATTCAAAGGTGCTTTTACAAGATGTATGGAAATTGGTAAAAGAAGCAGGCTACACGCTAGGGAACGTCGATTGTACGGTCATGGCGCAAAAGCCTAAGCTTGCACCTTATATTGATCCGATGCGGGAACAAATTGCTCAATTACTTGAAACAGACATTACAAATGTTGGATTAAAGGCAACAACGACAGAGAAGCTGGGCTTTGTAGGTCGCGAAGAGGGTATTGCGGCCCAAGCGGTTATTTTACTAATAAAAGAGTAA
- the radA gene encoding DNA repair protein RadA has translation MAKVKTKFVCQECGYESAKWMGKCPGCQSWNTLVEEKAVQEKQRSRSYVTSGTTVHKAQPITKVVGEKEPRVSTTMPELNRVLGGGIVPGSLVLVGGDPGIGKSTLLLQLSAKLANTKERVLYISGEESVKQTKLRADRLELTSEDLYVLAETDVSLIEQAIDEVQPSLVIIDSIQTVYQEDITSAPGSVAQVRECTATFMRIAKTRGTAVFIVGHVTKQGSIAGPKLLEHMVDSVLYFEGERHHTYRILRAVKNRFGSTNEMGIFEMKELGLEEVLNPSEIFLEERSQGAAGSVVVASMEGTRPVLVELQALISPMGFGNPRRMATGLDHNRVSLIMAVLEKRVGMLLQNQDAYLKVAGGVKLDEPAIDLAIALSIASSFRNQPTEPMDVAIGEVGLTGEIRRVSRIEQRVNEALKLGFKRVIIPEKNLGGWTVPDGIEVVGVPTLDKALDVALGR, from the coding sequence ATGGCAAAAGTAAAAACAAAGTTTGTCTGTCAAGAATGTGGCTATGAGTCAGCGAAGTGGATGGGGAAGTGTCCAGGTTGTCAAAGTTGGAATACCCTCGTTGAAGAAAAAGCCGTACAAGAGAAACAGCGTTCAAGGAGTTATGTGACGTCTGGAACGACTGTGCATAAAGCACAGCCTATTACCAAAGTGGTGGGGGAAAAAGAGCCTCGCGTTAGCACAACGATGCCAGAATTAAATCGAGTGCTTGGTGGAGGCATTGTGCCGGGTTCACTTGTTTTAGTAGGAGGCGACCCGGGTATTGGAAAGTCAACGCTTCTTTTGCAGCTATCTGCAAAGTTGGCAAATACGAAAGAACGAGTTCTTTATATATCAGGAGAAGAGTCGGTTAAACAAACAAAGCTAAGAGCAGATCGCCTAGAGCTAACTTCTGAAGACCTGTACGTTCTTGCTGAAACAGATGTGTCACTCATTGAGCAAGCCATTGATGAAGTGCAGCCTTCATTGGTAATCATTGATTCCATTCAAACCGTGTATCAAGAGGACATAACATCTGCTCCAGGGAGTGTTGCACAAGTGCGAGAATGCACAGCGACATTCATGCGCATTGCCAAAACAAGAGGAACGGCAGTCTTTATTGTTGGTCACGTGACGAAGCAAGGATCCATTGCAGGGCCAAAGCTGCTTGAGCACATGGTGGACTCGGTCTTGTATTTTGAAGGGGAACGACACCACACGTACCGTATTTTAAGAGCGGTGAAGAACCGATTTGGTTCTACAAATGAAATGGGTATTTTCGAAATGAAAGAGCTTGGTTTAGAAGAAGTTTTAAACCCATCAGAGATCTTTCTTGAGGAACGATCACAAGGAGCAGCAGGTTCTGTTGTTGTGGCATCAATGGAAGGAACCCGGCCTGTTCTTGTTGAATTACAAGCATTAATCTCCCCGATGGGCTTTGGGAATCCAAGAAGGATGGCGACAGGTCTTGACCACAACCGAGTGTCCCTCATAATGGCAGTTCTTGAGAAACGGGTAGGGATGCTTTTGCAAAATCAAGACGCCTATCTAAAAGTTGCTGGTGGGGTGAAGCTAGATGAACCAGCCATTGATCTTGCTATTGCATTAAGTATTGCATCAAGCTTTCGCAATCAACCGACAGAACCGATGGATGTAGCCATTGGGGAAGTAGGCTTAACCGGTGAGATTAGACGAGTATCGAGAATTGAACAACGCGTTAATGAAGCATTAAAGCTAGGTTTTAAACGAGTTATTATACCAGAAAAGAATTTAGGCGGTTGGACTGTACCAGATGGCATTGAGGTCGTAGGTGTTCCAACTCTAGATAAAGCGCTCGATGTTGCATTAGGGAGGTAG
- a CDS encoding PIN/TRAM domain-containing protein encodes MLKWIIQIFFILAGATLGIFFIPELFDATGYNVPTWLDTPYTGATIGALLFFIVSLFIARYIVNFFKMVEETIVKAPIADVLTGSIGLIIGLIVGYLAGTPLNALNLLVISNILPSFITILVGYLGFQIGFKKRDDMVQFIQSMRIPRERDNQKKKEQEENEDEQGQHLKILDTSVIIDGRIADICQTGFLEGTLVIPQFVLDELQYIADSSDALKRNRGRRGLDILNRIQKELPIDVEIYEGDFEEIQEVDSKLVKLAKVTSGMVVTNDFNLNKVCELQGVQVLNINDLANAVKPVVLPGEVLSVHVIKEGKEHHQGVAYLDDGTMIVVEGGREWINKHTDVTVTSVLQTSAGRMIFAKPKSLEKAQ; translated from the coding sequence ATGCTTAAATGGATTATTCAAATCTTTTTTATATTAGCCGGAGCCACTTTAGGTATCTTTTTTATTCCGGAGTTATTCGATGCGACAGGCTATAACGTACCCACTTGGTTAGATACCCCGTATACAGGAGCGACCATCGGTGCACTACTATTTTTTATCGTATCGTTGTTTATCGCACGTTATATTGTTAATTTTTTCAAAATGGTCGAAGAAACGATTGTGAAAGCCCCAATAGCGGACGTATTAACAGGGTCAATAGGTCTTATTATTGGTTTAATTGTTGGGTATCTAGCAGGTACGCCTTTAAATGCACTAAATTTACTTGTCATCAGTAACATCTTGCCAAGTTTTATTACCATTTTGGTTGGCTATCTCGGTTTCCAAATTGGCTTTAAAAAGCGTGATGATATGGTTCAATTCATCCAATCCATGCGTATTCCAAGAGAGCGAGACAATCAAAAGAAAAAAGAGCAAGAAGAGAATGAGGACGAGCAAGGTCAGCACCTGAAAATCCTTGATACGAGCGTCATTATTGATGGACGAATCGCAGACATCTGTCAAACGGGATTTTTGGAAGGAACGCTTGTTATTCCGCAATTCGTACTTGATGAATTACAATATATTGCTGACTCATCAGATGCCTTAAAACGAAATCGAGGTAGAAGAGGTCTTGATATATTAAATCGTATTCAAAAAGAGCTTCCTATTGATGTAGAGATCTATGAAGGCGATTTTGAAGAGATACAAGAGGTTGATAGCAAGCTTGTAAAGTTAGCAAAAGTAACGTCTGGAATGGTTGTTACAAATGACTTTAACTTGAATAAAGTGTGTGAACTGCAAGGTGTACAAGTATTAAACATTAATGACTTAGCCAATGCAGTAAAGCCAGTCGTCTTGCCTGGAGAGGTATTGAGCGTCCATGTGATTAAAGAAGGGAAAGAACATCACCAAGGCGTCGCCTATTTAGATGATGGAACAATGATTGTTGTTGAAGGTGGGCGAGAATGGATTAATAAGCATACGGATGTGACGGTTACAAGTGTGCTGCAAACGAGTGCAGGTCGGATGATTTTTGCAAAACCAAAGTCTTTAGAAAAAGCACAGTAA
- the clpC gene encoding ATP-dependent protease ATP-binding subunit ClpC, with protein MMFGRFSERAQKVLALSQEEAIRLSHHNIGTEHILLGLIREGEGIAAKALQQLGLGSDKLQKEVEGLVGKGQEAQKSIHSTPHYTPRAKKVIELSMDEARKLGHSYVGTEHILLGLIREGEGVAARVLNNLGVSLNKARQQVLQLLGSNEGGSSAQANGSAANANTPTLDSLARDLTAIAREETLDPVIGRGKEIERVIQVLSRRTKNNPVLIGEPGVGKTAIAEGLAQSIIANEVPETLRNKRVMTLDMGTVVAGTKYRGEFEDRLKKVMDEIRQAGNVILFIDELHTLIGAGGAEGAIDASNILKPSLARGELQCIGATTLDEYRKYIEKDAALERRFQPIQVDEPTLDESIQILYGLRDRYEAHHRVTITDGAVEEAVKLSDRYISDRFLPDKAIDLIDEAASKVRLRSYTAPPNLKELEAKLEETRKEKDASVQSQEFEKAASLRDSEQRLREELEEMKNEWKKKQGQENTEVVVEDIAQVVASWTGIPVSKLAEEETERLLKMESILHDRIVGQEEAVKSISKAVRRARAGLKDPKRPIGSFIFLGPTGVGKTELARAVAETLFGDEDSVIRIDMSEYMEKHATSRLVGSPPGYVGHEEGGQLTEKIRRKPYSVILLDEIEKAHPDVFNILLQVLEDGRLTDSKGRTVDFRNTAVIMTSNVGASQLKRNKYLGFSTETEGQEYKDMKDRVMSELKNSFRPEFLNRIDEIVVFHSLEKKHVREIITMMADQLKQRLSEQGIDFELTEEAKDKITEAGYDPEYGARPLRRALQKEVEDRLSEELLKGTIVKGQKAVIYVKDGELAVEAKEETSV; from the coding sequence ATGATGTTTGGAAGATTTTCTGAGCGTGCACAGAAGGTATTAGCGCTTTCACAAGAAGAGGCAATTCGTTTAAGTCACCATAATATTGGAACAGAGCATATTCTCTTAGGCTTAATACGTGAAGGAGAAGGAATTGCGGCCAAAGCTTTGCAACAACTCGGGCTTGGTTCCGATAAATTACAAAAAGAAGTTGAAGGATTGGTAGGAAAAGGGCAAGAGGCGCAGAAGAGCATACACAGCACACCACACTACACACCTCGAGCGAAAAAAGTAATTGAGCTTTCAATGGATGAAGCAAGAAAGCTTGGCCATTCCTATGTGGGTACTGAACATATCTTGTTAGGGTTAATTCGTGAAGGAGAAGGTGTCGCAGCAAGGGTATTAAATAATCTTGGTGTGAGTTTAAATAAAGCAAGACAGCAAGTGTTGCAACTTCTTGGAAGCAATGAAGGTGGTAGTTCAGCACAGGCTAATGGCTCAGCTGCTAATGCAAATACACCAACCTTAGACAGCTTAGCTCGTGATTTAACGGCCATTGCACGTGAGGAAACCCTTGATCCTGTTATTGGGCGTGGGAAAGAGATTGAGCGAGTAATTCAAGTATTAAGTCGCCGGACGAAAAACAACCCTGTTTTAATAGGTGAACCTGGTGTCGGTAAAACAGCGATTGCAGAAGGGCTTGCTCAGAGTATTATTGCAAATGAAGTGCCTGAAACCTTACGAAATAAACGTGTAATGACCCTCGATATGGGAACGGTAGTAGCTGGAACGAAATACCGTGGAGAATTTGAAGATCGGTTGAAAAAGGTGATGGACGAAATTCGTCAAGCTGGTAATGTTATCTTATTTATTGACGAATTGCACACACTTATTGGAGCAGGTGGAGCAGAGGGTGCCATTGACGCTTCAAATATTTTAAAACCATCATTAGCTCGTGGAGAATTACAGTGTATTGGTGCAACAACTCTTGATGAGTACCGCAAGTACATTGAAAAGGACGCAGCGCTTGAGCGACGCTTCCAACCAATTCAAGTAGATGAGCCAACTTTAGATGAATCCATTCAAATTTTGTACGGCTTGCGTGACCGTTACGAAGCTCATCACCGTGTCACGATTACAGACGGTGCAGTAGAAGAAGCGGTGAAGCTTTCAGATCGTTATATTTCAGATCGCTTTCTACCAGATAAAGCGATTGACTTAATTGATGAAGCGGCGTCTAAAGTACGTTTACGTTCTTATACAGCACCGCCGAATCTAAAAGAATTAGAAGCGAAATTAGAAGAGACGCGAAAAGAGAAAGACGCTTCTGTTCAAAGCCAAGAGTTTGAAAAAGCCGCGTCCCTCCGTGATTCTGAGCAACGTCTTCGTGAAGAGCTTGAGGAAATGAAAAATGAATGGAAGAAAAAGCAAGGTCAGGAAAATACCGAAGTTGTGGTTGAAGACATTGCGCAAGTTGTAGCAAGCTGGACTGGAATTCCGGTTTCAAAGCTGGCAGAAGAAGAGACAGAGCGCTTGTTGAAAATGGAAAGCATCCTACACGATCGAATTGTTGGTCAGGAAGAAGCCGTTAAATCCATTTCAAAAGCGGTGCGTCGTGCTAGAGCCGGTTTAAAAGATCCGAAGCGTCCAATTGGATCGTTTATCTTCCTTGGACCAACGGGTGTTGGTAAAACGGAATTAGCCCGTGCTGTGGCAGAGACGTTATTTGGAGATGAAGATTCTGTTATTCGTATTGATATGTCGGAGTATATGGAGAAGCATGCAACCAGTCGTCTTGTTGGCTCCCCTCCTGGCTATGTTGGACATGAAGAAGGCGGTCAATTAACAGAAAAAATTCGTCGTAAGCCTTATTCGGTTATTTTATTAGACGAAATCGAAAAAGCGCACCCTGATGTGTTTAACATTTTGCTGCAAGTCTTAGAGGATGGTCGTTTAACCGATTCAAAAGGAAGAACGGTTGACTTTAGAAATACGGCAGTTATTATGACATCAAACGTTGGGGCTTCTCAACTAAAACGTAATAAATATCTTGGCTTTTCAACGGAGACGGAAGGTCAAGAATACAAAGACATGAAGGATCGTGTCATGTCTGAGCTGAAAAACAGCTTTAGACCTGAATTCTTAAACCGAATCGACGAAATTGTTGTGTTCCACTCTCTTGAGAAAAAGCATGTTCGTGAAATTATTACGATGATGGCTGATCAGTTGAAACAACGCTTATCTGAACAAGGTATTGATTTTGAACTGACAGAAGAGGCAAAAGATAAGATTACAGAGGCAGGTTATGATCCTGAATATGGAGCTCGCCCGTTACGTCGTGCGCTTCAAAAAGAAGTAGAGGATCGCTTGTCTGAGGAATTGCTAAAAGGAACGATCGTCAAAGGGCAAAAAGCCGTTATATATGTAAAAGATGGCGAGCTTGCTGTGGAAGCAAAAGAAGAAACAAGCGTATAA
- the ispD gene encoding 2-C-methyl-D-erythritol 4-phosphate cytidylyltransferase, whose product MDYKAIVLAAGQGKRMNAGYNKQLIKLNAIPLIVHSLRLFEQDIRCKGIILVVSEEERKTMQHLVQSFTLQKIEQIVIGGKERQDSVYAALEAMEPATIVLIHDGARPFVSQKVIHGVAAEAAKQGGAIAAVPVKDTIKKVTEGAVRETVQRTHLWAAQTPQGFQYDLIVDAHRKAKAVNELGTDDASLLERQGKRVAIVESDYLNIKLTTAEDLLFAETIIKTKENREHDSNRTRV is encoded by the coding sequence ATGGATTATAAAGCAATTGTCTTAGCTGCAGGTCAAGGAAAACGAATGAATGCTGGTTATAATAAGCAACTTATTAAGCTAAACGCTATACCGCTTATCGTTCATTCATTACGTTTATTTGAACAAGATATTCGCTGTAAAGGAATCATTCTCGTGGTCAGTGAAGAAGAGCGAAAAACGATGCAGCATCTTGTTCAATCATTTACCTTACAGAAAATTGAACAGATTGTTATTGGTGGGAAGGAAAGGCAAGACAGTGTTTATGCAGCGCTTGAAGCAATGGAACCTGCTACGATTGTACTCATTCATGATGGGGCTCGACCGTTTGTTTCGCAAAAGGTTATTCATGGGGTGGCGGCAGAGGCTGCAAAGCAAGGAGGAGCCATTGCGGCTGTCCCAGTGAAAGATACAATTAAAAAGGTTACAGAAGGTGCAGTACGTGAAACGGTGCAGAGAACTCATTTATGGGCTGCTCAAACACCGCAAGGATTTCAATATGACTTAATTGTAGATGCGCACCGGAAAGCGAAAGCGGTTAACGAACTTGGAACCGACGATGCTAGTCTATTAGAGCGGCAAGGAAAGCGTGTTGCTATTGTGGAAAGTGACTATTTAAATATTAAATTAACAACAGCGGAAGATTTATTATTTGCTGAGACGATTATAAAAACAAAGGAGAATAGAGAACATGATTCGAATCGGACAAGGGTATGA